Proteins from a single region of Dehalococcoidia bacterium:
- a CDS encoding helix-turn-helix domain-containing protein, whose protein sequence is MDNGKQIKVEKLGLSPLEVSVATGLSLSTVRTAIREGRIPAVRLSPRRILVSKKVLEDLLANGLKNR, encoded by the coding sequence GTGGATAATGGTAAACAGATCAAGGTTGAGAAGTTGGGCTTGAGCCCTCTGGAAGTAAGTGTCGCGACCGGGCTGTCACTGAGCACCGTCCGTACAGCGATCCGTGAGGGCCGTATTCCGGCGGTGCGACTGAGCCCGCGGCGGATCCTGGTTAGCAAGAAGGTTCTCGAGGATTTGCTGGCCAATGGACTGAAGAACAGATAA
- a CDS encoding DUF3987 domain-containing protein gives MSEEVVTPAVQSMRDEVVARASSERLHVQSEPGEAFDYDGPPALPREAREGIFGDYLSLMGPTTEAADSYHFVVFSVLLGVILRKRLYVYHAREVYPNIYCVLVGPTGIGRKDTTQSRGWKVLNALFAQGGGSAGSMPEIIPGVGSTEGLLALDGAGKTVILAESEFLSLMNKAKQDSVSTLVPKLTSLWDCPPMETLKTKHNPVTCIDPFLSIISGTAAWLKKALIERDVGGGFANRFLFVCGQPKPPIGFPPKPDTKRFSELITRLNTIRSCADELHRQGHGELTVPPATKRIFESYYERYYVRCSNETLGANLIARIQTYLWKFCLLFAACDLSAEIRPEHIDRAIIIADFLERSMLYVFHGFGGDPIQADEAELLRYLRGKGQVSNRDVYSGLHWSAAKLGAVAKPLVAANLVKLENKKGLNGRAVQYLKVLF, from the coding sequence ATGTCAGAGGAAGTCGTTACTCCAGCGGTTCAGTCGATGCGCGATGAAGTCGTCGCCCGGGCCAGCTCAGAGCGCTTGCATGTACAGTCTGAACCTGGCGAAGCCTTTGACTACGACGGGCCACCTGCCTTACCCAGAGAAGCCCGTGAGGGAATCTTCGGTGACTACCTGTCATTGATGGGGCCAACGACAGAGGCGGCGGATAGCTACCACTTTGTTGTCTTCTCTGTGCTGCTAGGCGTCATCCTCAGAAAGAGACTTTACGTCTACCACGCCCGTGAAGTCTATCCGAATATCTACTGTGTACTGGTGGGGCCAACCGGCATCGGACGGAAAGATACGACCCAGTCACGCGGGTGGAAGGTATTGAATGCGCTGTTCGCACAGGGTGGAGGCTCGGCGGGTTCCATGCCGGAGATTATCCCCGGGGTCGGATCCACGGAAGGGTTGCTGGCGCTGGACGGAGCTGGAAAGACGGTGATACTGGCCGAATCGGAATTTCTCAGCCTGATGAACAAAGCCAAGCAAGACTCCGTTTCAACACTGGTGCCCAAACTCACTTCATTATGGGATTGCCCGCCAATGGAAACGCTCAAAACCAAGCATAACCCGGTAACGTGTATCGATCCTTTCCTGTCCATCATCTCTGGCACCGCAGCATGGCTGAAGAAGGCGCTGATCGAGAGAGACGTTGGGGGCGGGTTTGCGAACAGATTTCTGTTCGTTTGCGGGCAGCCAAAGCCACCGATTGGTTTCCCTCCCAAGCCAGATACGAAACGTTTTAGCGAATTGATCACGAGGCTGAACACCATCCGATCCTGCGCGGACGAACTGCACCGCCAGGGACACGGGGAGTTAACGGTTCCTCCCGCCACAAAGCGAATATTTGAGTCGTACTACGAGCGATATTACGTCAGATGCTCAAACGAGACACTGGGTGCCAACTTGATAGCCCGTATCCAGACGTACCTCTGGAAGTTCTGCCTCCTGTTCGCCGCTTGCGATCTCAGTGCCGAGATCAGACCCGAGCACATCGACAGGGCCATCATCATTGCGGATTTCCTGGAGCGTTCCATGCTGTACGTTTTCCATGGTTTCGGTGGCGATCCTATACAAGCGGATGAAGCCGAACTCCTTCGATACCTGCGGGGCAAAGGGCAGGTATCGAACCGGGATGTCTACAGCGGCCTACACTGGAGTGCCGCGAAGTTGGGAGCAGTGGCCAAACCTTTGGTGGCAGCCAATTTGGTCAAACTCGAGAATAAGAAAGGGCTTAACGGACGAGCGGTCCAGTACCTGAAGGTGCTTTTTTGA